In the Sandaracinus amylolyticus genome, AGCTCGTCGCCCGCCATCTTCTCGGGCTTGCGGCGCTTGGTCCGACGATGGGTCGAGAGCACGCGCAGCGCGATCTCCGCGAGCCAGGTCGTGGGGCGCGCCGGACCGGCGACGTACCCGCCGCGGCGGTGCGCCACCAAGAAGACCTCTTGCGTGAGATCGTCGACGTCCACGTTGCTCGCACCCATGCGCGTGAGGAATCCCGCCACGAAACCAGCATGGGCACGGAACAGCTCCGCGGCTCCGGTGCGCTCCGGCTCCGTGCTGTCCGTGCTCGCAATGGCTGCATGACCGGGGGTCGCGGGGGCCTTCATTCGATCACCAACGCTGTGCCGATCACGATGGCGAGCCCGGCCGTCGAGAGCGAGCGCGATGCGATCACACCGCCGGTTCCGTCGCCGACGTCGAGCCTGGGCTGCACGAACGAGAACACTCCCTCGGCGCCGATGGTGAGCGCAAGCGGGTCGAGGGGGAGCCAGCGCAGCTCGGCGCGCACGATGGCACCAGCCCAGGGTAGGGCGGGGGCGTAGACGACCGGGAGATCGTGTCCGCTCGTGAGGAGCGCGCCCCCGAGCACGCCCGCGCACCCGCCGAGGAGGACGTGGGGGAGGACGCTGCGATCGAGGCACGCGTCGATGCGGCCGGTGAGGAGCGAGACATCGGCGGCGCCGGGGACGACCGAGGCACCGACGAGCGCCGTCGCGAGCACTCCGGCGCGGAGGCGCACGCCTTGTCCGGCGATCCACGAGACCGCGAGGACGCCGCCGAGCGCGGGATCGGGGAGGAGCTCGAGCGCGAGCCACGCCTCGGCCTCGATCGAGAAGGCGGGACGCTCACCGGCAGGCGGAGGCGGAGGCGGAGCCGGCGGTGGGGGCTCGACGGGCGGTGGCTCGACGGGCGGGGGCGGTGTGGGCTCGGGCGGTGGGATGCCGATCGACTCGAGGATCGCGGCGTCGAGCGCGAGCGCGATCGCGAGGGCGACCGCGGCGCGACGGTCGGGGCACTCGGCGGGCAGGCGATCGAAGCGTCGGGTCGCGACCTCGTCGCCGCCGTGGGTGATGACGAACGAGGTGGTGCAGGCGTCGGTGCGCACCGAGACGCCGAGCGCATCGGCGATGTGATCGCGCTCGAGCCAGGCGCCGACCTGCGCGGCGAGGCGCGGCGCTTCGAGGCAGGGATCGGTGCCGTCGACGGTGATCGCGTCGGTGATCGGGCGCTCCTGGGCGTGGGCCGGCGCGGGCGCGAGGAAGCACGCGGCGGTGGCGGTCAGGAGCGCGAGGCGCAGCACGCGCGAAGGATGCCCCATCGGGGTGGGGGAGCGTGAGGGTGTGAGCGTCAGGGTGTCCACTCGATGCGCGCGAGCATCGCTGCGAGCTTCGCTCGCCGGTGCTCGCTCCACTGGCCGATCCACGCGATGCGACCTTCGAGGTGGGCGCGCAGATCGCGATGCGCGGCGAGATCCTCGGCGCGCGGGCCTTCGATCGCGGCGCGATGGAGGATCGCGCGCAGGCGCTCGTACTCCTCGCGCGGGACCGCGGGCTTCTCGTTCACGACCACGCCCGCGAGCGATTGGCGCGCGCCGTGGCGCATCACCCGCGTCTTGTGCGGCGCGACGCGGAACCCCTCCTCGCGTGCGATCTCGGCGATGCGCGCGATCACGCGATCGATCGCGACGTGCGACTGCGGGCGCTCGAACGAGAGCGCGATGTCGTCCGCGTACCTCGTGCATCGCGCGTCGATCGCGCGTGCGAGCCCTTCGACGCGCGCGTCGAGCCGGAACGCCGCGAGGCTCGCGAGCGCGGGCGAG is a window encoding:
- a CDS encoding RNA polymerase sigma factor, with protein sequence MKAPATPGHAAIASTDSTEPERTGAAELFRAHAGFVAGFLTRMGASNVDVDDLTQEVFLVAHRRGGYVAGPARPTTWLAEIALRVLSTHRRTKRRKPEKMAGDELDAMISDRAAADDQVSARRALARVQRCLEGLDEEHRAVFVLFELEGEPCSAIAGALGIPVGTVYSRLHHARKKFTDAWGGGTP